In the Palaeococcus pacificus DY20341 genome, one interval contains:
- a CDS encoding beta-CASP ribonuclease aCPSF1, whose product MIKRETSVDEILKEMREIINQMVPKEAKITEVEFEGPELVIYVKNPEVLMRDGELIKNLAKVLKKRISVRPDPDVLLPPEKAEELIKELVPAEAEITNISFDPSVGEVLIEAKKPGLVIGKNGETLRLITQKVYWAPRVIRTPPLQSQTIYSIRQILQSESKDRRKFLRQVGRNIYRKPELKSDWIRITGLGGWREVGRSALLLQTNESNVLVDFGINVAALHDPKKAVPHFDAPEFQYVLKEGLLDAIIITHAHLDHSGLLPYLFRFNLFDGPIYTTPPTRDLMVLLQKDFIEIQQSNGVPPLYRPKDIKEVVKHTITLEYGEVRDISPDIRLTLHNAGHILGSSIAHLHVGNGLHNIAVTGDFKFIPTRLFEPANSRFPRLETLIMESTYGASKDYQLPRDEAEKRLMEVILRTIKRGGKVLIPAMSVGRSQEIMMVLEEYARIGGMEVPVYLDGMIWEATAIHTAYPEYLSRHLREQIFHEGYNPFLSEIFHPVANSNERKDIIESREPAIIIASSGMLVGGPSVEYFKNLASDEKNSVIFVSYQAEGTLGRRVQRGLREIPVAGESGKTEVIKVNMEVHTIDGFSGHADRRELINYVARVKPRPERVITVHGETQKCLDLASSIHKKFSISTRAPNNLDAIRLK is encoded by the coding sequence GTGATAAAAAGAGAAACATCTGTCGATGAAATTCTAAAAGAAATGAGGGAGATTATAAATCAGATGGTTCCCAAGGAAGCGAAGATTACGGAAGTCGAGTTTGAAGGCCCTGAGCTTGTTATATATGTAAAAAACCCTGAAGTTTTGATGAGAGATGGCGAGCTTATTAAAAATCTCGCCAAGGTTCTTAAAAAGAGGATTAGCGTTAGACCAGACCCGGATGTTCTTCTACCTCCCGAAAAAGCGGAGGAGCTAATTAAAGAGCTCGTTCCTGCTGAAGCAGAGATAACAAATATTAGCTTTGACCCATCCGTAGGAGAAGTTTTGATAGAAGCCAAAAAGCCCGGATTAGTTATTGGAAAAAATGGTGAAACGCTGAGGTTAATAACTCAAAAGGTTTATTGGGCACCGAGGGTTATTAGAACCCCTCCATTACAATCCCAAACGATTTATTCTATTAGACAAATTCTACAAAGCGAGAGCAAGGATAGGAGAAAGTTCTTGAGGCAGGTGGGGAGAAACATCTATAGAAAGCCCGAATTAAAGAGTGATTGGATAAGAATCACCGGTCTAGGAGGATGGAGGGAAGTAGGGAGGAGCGCTCTTCTGCTCCAAACCAACGAAAGCAACGTATTAGTTGACTTTGGTATAAATGTTGCCGCCCTTCACGACCCGAAGAAGGCCGTCCCGCACTTCGATGCTCCCGAGTTCCAATACGTCCTTAAAGAGGGACTGTTGGATGCCATAATCATTACCCACGCTCACTTAGACCACAGCGGATTGCTGCCCTACTTGTTTAGGTTCAACCTCTTCGATGGACCAATTTACACCACTCCCCCTACAAGAGACCTCATGGTGCTCCTCCAAAAGGATTTCATTGAGATACAGCAGAGCAATGGTGTACCACCGCTTTACAGGCCAAAGGACATCAAAGAGGTCGTGAAGCATACCATAACGCTCGAATACGGTGAAGTGAGAGATATCTCACCCGATATACGCCTCACCCTGCACAATGCTGGTCACATCTTAGGTTCATCAATAGCTCACCTCCATGTTGGAAACGGACTCCACAACATAGCAGTAACTGGAGACTTTAAGTTCATCCCAACAAGGCTATTTGAGCCTGCCAACTCAAGGTTCCCAAGGTTGGAGACACTCATAATGGAGTCCACCTATGGAGCATCCAAGGACTACCAGTTACCCAGAGATGAAGCAGAAAAGAGACTTATGGAGGTTATCTTAAGGACTATCAAACGCGGAGGAAAAGTCCTAATCCCAGCAATGTCTGTAGGAAGAAGCCAAGAGATAATGATGGTTCTCGAAGAATACGCGAGAATTGGGGGAATGGAGGTTCCCGTTTACTTGGATGGTATGATCTGGGAGGCAACAGCTATTCACACAGCTTACCCAGAATACCTCAGCAGACACTTAAGGGAGCAGATATTCCACGAAGGCTACAACCCATTCTTAAGCGAGATATTCCACCCAGTTGCAAACTCAAATGAAAGAAAGGATATAATTGAGAGCAGAGAGCCTGCAATAATTATAGCCTCTTCAGGTATGCTTGTGGGCGGACCTAGCGTGGAATACTTCAAGAATTTGGCAAGCGATGAGAAAAACAGCGTCATCTTTGTGAGCTACCAAGCGGAGGGAACACTTGGTAGAAGGGTGCAGAGAGGTCTTAGGGAAATTCCAGTGGCCGGAGAAAGCGGAAAGACGGAAGTAATCAAAGTCAACATGGAAGTCCACACAATAGATGGATTCT
- a CDS encoding TRAM domain-containing protein gives MYGDRYGDKFGSTAPVKVGERYTVKIESLGNGGDGIARVKGFVIFVPNTKVGDEVEIVINSVKRKFAFGEVI, from the coding sequence ATGTATGGAGATAGATATGGAGATAAATTTGGAAGTACGGCACCTGTTAAGGTCGGTGAAAGATATACAGTCAAGATTGAGAGCCTTGGAAATGGTGGAGATGGTATTGCGAGGGTTAAAGGTTTCGTGATCTTTGTTCCAAATACTAAGGTTGGAGACGAAGTTGAAATCGTTATAAACAGCGTTAAAAGGAAATTCGCTTTTGGGGAAGTCATTTGA
- the psmB gene encoding archaeal proteasome endopeptidase complex subunit beta has protein sequence MTEHIKGTTTVGIVCKDGVVLAADKRGSYGNMIMTKNATKIFQIDRHLALAGAGSVGDILSLVRLLRSEASLYKTRVYKNMSVKALATLTANVLQGSKFLPYFAWFLIAGYDEKPGLYSIDPLGGITEDKYVSAGSGMEFAYAILEENYRKNMTLKTGVKLAVRAINSALKRDVYTGDGIMLVAVDKKGYRELSKEEIDEILKKL, from the coding sequence TTGACAGAGCATATTAAAGGCACTACAACAGTAGGCATTGTTTGTAAAGATGGCGTAGTGTTAGCAGCAGATAAGAGAGGCTCCTATGGGAACATGATAATGACAAAGAATGCCACAAAGATATTCCAGATAGACAGGCATTTGGCATTAGCAGGTGCTGGGAGCGTTGGCGACATCTTAAGCCTCGTTAGGCTCTTAAGATCAGAAGCCAGTTTATATAAAACTAGAGTCTACAAAAATATGAGTGTCAAGGCGTTAGCTACATTAACGGCCAATGTACTCCAAGGAAGCAAGTTCCTACCCTACTTTGCATGGTTTCTAATTGCGGGCTATGATGAAAAACCCGGACTTTACTCTATAGACCCCCTAGGCGGCATAACGGAAGACAAATACGTTTCAGCTGGCTCCGGTATGGAATTTGCCTATGCAATTTTGGAGGAGAACTATAGAAAGAACATGACCTTAAAAACGGGCGTTAAGTTGGCTGTTAGGGCCATAAACTCAGCTTTAAAGAGGGATGTATACACTGGAGATGGAATTATGTTGGTTGCTGTTGACAAAAAAGGATATAGGGAATTAAGCAAAGAGGAAATAGACGAGATTCTTAAGAAGCTATAA
- a CDS encoding CDP-2,3-bis-(O-geranylgeranyl)-sn-glycerol synthase, with the protein MNPWLEALWYILPAYFANSSPVVFKGRTPIDFGKNFIDNKRILGDGKTWRGFFGGLTVGVLISLIQYHLIPSYYGSPYFALKLGFALSFGALLGDLIGSFIKRRANFPRGYPAIGLDQWGFLIVAMILAYPIKTIETKQVLFLLVVTPFVHWLANVFAYKVGWKSVPW; encoded by the coding sequence ATGAATCCCTGGCTTGAAGCACTTTGGTACATACTCCCAGCGTACTTTGCGAATTCTTCGCCAGTTGTTTTTAAAGGGCGGACTCCCATAGATTTTGGAAAGAATTTTATTGATAATAAAAGAATTTTAGGCGATGGAAAAACATGGCGGGGCTTTTTTGGCGGTTTAACTGTTGGTGTGCTCATATCACTGATTCAATACCACCTCATTCCCTCTTACTACGGTTCTCCTTATTTTGCTCTCAAGCTGGGATTTGCTCTCTCGTTTGGTGCTCTTCTTGGTGATTTGATAGGAAGCTTCATAAAGAGGAGAGCAAACTTTCCTCGGGGGTATCCTGCGATAGGATTAGATCAGTGGGGCTTTTTAATAGTCGCTATGATACTAGCGTATCCCATAAAAACGATAGAGACTAAGCAGGTTCTCTTTTTACTCGTTGTGACGCCTTTTGTCCACTGGTTAGCTAATGTTTTTGCATATAAAGTAGGATGGAAGAGTGTTCCTTGGTAA
- a CDS encoding GbsR/MarR family transcriptional regulator: MGVEEAKKIMMEHFANAARRFGLNELYGYIYGVLFFEDEPLSLGEIAERTGYSLSHVSTALKLLESVGLVKRVKKPGDKKAYYTAIKNIREWRREAYYKRLEEDIEQTKINLTRALKEIEGDDSEEAKRIRERIEFALERNAIAEKIVNIFLKNDEDEVLKKILECVEKKIREE, encoded by the coding sequence TTGGGTGTTGAAGAAGCAAAGAAAATTATGATGGAGCACTTTGCAAATGCTGCGAGAAGATTTGGCTTAAATGAGCTTTACGGATACATTTATGGAGTTTTGTTCTTTGAAGACGAACCTCTAAGTTTGGGAGAGATAGCTGAAAGAACCGGTTATTCCCTATCGCACGTGAGCACTGCTTTGAAGCTTCTCGAGAGCGTTGGGCTTGTTAAGAGGGTCAAAAAGCCGGGTGACAAGAAAGCCTACTATACAGCAATAAAGAACATTAGAGAGTGGAGAAGAGAAGCGTACTATAAGAGGCTCGAGGAGGATATAGAGCAGACTAAGATAAACCTAACGAGAGCTCTAAAAGAGATTGAAGGAGATGACAGCGAAGAGGCCAAGAGGATAAGGGAGAGAATTGAGTTTGCCCTTGAGAGGAATGCCATAGCCGAGAAAATAGTCAACATATTCTTAAAGAACGATGAAGATGAAGTCCTCAAGAAGATTCTCGAATGCGTTGAGAAGAAGATTAGAGAAGAATAG